In Aedes albopictus strain Foshan chromosome 3, AalbF5, whole genome shotgun sequence, the following are encoded in one genomic region:
- the LOC109422630 gene encoding mitotic checkpoint serine/threonine-protein kinase BUB1: protein MNSHQITEAALNRYESDKRAWEDAIRAYSGADSLDIWFNYICWLEQHKVFDKDGGFRKILEQCLSNFENFENYKQDVRMVKLWMKFIDMQANPLNLYQFLYKKNVGTQCACFYIGWAHYYDAANAFKQAESIYNLGIQVKAQPMDELQEAQNKFRLSIAQRMLYNDASSKKRSANTLVEQRQQITSLSPPQKKMKTEGGDYYSPQQQAVVQQHPQHQQNQVQNHVQPTVQQHQHHPQTQQPVHQPQQNYAQQGYYQQQQYQQQQHTSAPAPAPATMTAAEQYYQQDKQNSTYYQNNQHHYVQQHQQHPQHQVHQSQTPTPASVQSTVLQQPHAPAQHHAPVQRQMPPPQQQLHPQVHSQNVAPIATQSRPPAVQPVQNPPHATMVQQPQIQPQPQSRVPPPQPVPVQPTPPPPQPQPTPQPQPTPQPVQSQPPEQPPVHRSVIIENYALGNESLTECNLNNSAYVISSSLNYVYDDANLTGYTLEEPQPEEKVDTGPTGIRLPDNFVREARSNHERWDVPLCLEEPYEANRKCCYPKGFVYPDLHTGKPTMEFSLEEIRARKWYRRKEELEEQKRLKQQQLEAEKQRQERQRQLQLQYQQQQQQQQQQQHYGHVQQHAVAAQKSYPQSNQYQPITFQQAVQQQQALHQYQPPVRQTTAVTAPAQPVSTIQHASHYYQPQQQHHLHPANPAAPAQPVQHSPQQAPAQNSYPPYRHPYPSQPPHQQSQYQPPAPTPVIHHAGQHQPPATSQPVATYQPQSPYQTNHYGSYNQPNYQSHSQPVHQAAASPHHYAQQPTPQAHHHQHHQHPQQFHHQQQQVHPPVQQQPPAAAFQPPAQTRPPAPVQYQKPTPQPTPPPPRPTTPHLQPPVKPVPPVQPLQRPPPPQKLLPPKQPPLRPPAPPAAVKPSPVNVRNNQFNDCDDIEEQIEASTIRFSTSAENGTCKSKTITIKFKKEKSSAPSPVNVPPGGPSHPQPKPMATSSANHLDANHHKPKNVPSVGISGSNSNSMAQPSRKNAAPGATPPEPSKSNNVKKSKPSSSKAKSSSKYEPNATVVPAANRVNDANLLLSLAAGENDDSSQSYGGSWPEVVRQKKKDKSKSKVVRRYIDDDDDEEDVYEREEGEYLGDSEEDDFEDEEEDEEDSDENDSSYQSNSEFNTSFSNISFAGDNSNGAFNFGGSSCSTPMRKISGGGASKTSTPIGSFRYLKKHESNLSLLGQNEEDSMNSTVVENSYFQTEQDEEAKRRRKEKALGIIDTHLAKPFLDPFSSELCKAFLTKIDFPTRENEDNYKVVNNNLPKLVKSQTAALGGIVYSIEKEVGRGSYGSVFRAVNTQSGAVVAIKYQKPANSWELYICTEVRKRIKNPDILPGFMDICSAVIAPNASVLVSEFSQYGSLLDINNTIRTATTKVMHESLVMHFSSQILSIVDYLHKCNIVHADIKPDNFLLMQIPTVESDIPTLRLIDFGCAIDMNFFEKKRQFKKVIQTDGFTCIEMQEGRPWSFQTDLFCVAGTIHVMLFGEYMQLTKKYSDWDIKQKLPRYLKKHVWTEVFQKLLNIKDIDHMPKLGTLKELIDAEAFNMESELVKHIRTLSNLLKRR from the exons ATGAATTCCCATCAGATAACGGAAGCTGCCCTCAATCGGTATGAATCCGACAAGCGCGCATGGGAGGATGCTATCCGGGCGTACAGTGGGGCAGATTCGTTGGACATTTGGTTCAACTACATCTGCTGGTTGGAGCAGCACAAAGTGTTCGACAAGGACGGTGGATTCAGGAAGATTTTGGAACAATGCTTGTCTAACTTTGAAAATTTCGAGAACTACAAACAGGATGTGCGGATGGTAAAACTTTGGATGAAATTT ATTGATATGCAAGCAAATCCATTGAATTTATATCAGTTTTTGTATAAGAAAAATGTCGGAACACAGTGTGCTTGCTTCTACATTGGCTGGGCGCACTACTACGATGCTGCGAATGCGTTCAAACAAGCTGAGTCCATTTACAATCTGGGTATACAGGTGAAGGCTCAACCGATGGATGAGCTTCAAGAAGCTCAGAACAAATTTCGACTGTCGATAGCACAGAGAATGTTGTACAACGATGCCTCGTCGAAGAAACGGTCAGCAAATACATTGGTCGAACAGCGACAGCAGATAACTTCGCTGAGTCCACCCCAAAAGAAAATGAAAACCGAAGGTGGAGACTACTATTCACCGCAACAACAGGCTGTTGTGCAGCAACACCCACAACATCAACAAAATCAGGTGCAAAATCACGTTCAGCCTACGGTTCAGCAACATCAGCATCACCCACAAACACAACAACCGGTACATCAACCACAGCAAAATTACGCCCAACAAGGCTACTATCAACAACAGCAATACCAACAACAACAGCATACATCTGCTCCAGCTCCCGCTCCAGCCACAATGACAGCTGCCGAGCAGTACTATCAGCAAGACAAACAAAATTCTACATACTACCAGAACAATCAACATCACTATGTTCAGCAACACCAGCAGCATCCACAGCATCAAGTTCATCAAAGTCAAACGCCAACACCTGCATCAGTACAATCCACTGTCTTGCAACAGCCTCACGCTCCAGCACAGCACCATGCTCCTGTCCAACGTCAAATGCCGCCGCCGCAGCAACAACTACATCCTCAGGTGCATTCACAAAACGTAGCGCCTATTGCAACGCAATCTCGGCCACCAGCGGTACAGCCTGTACAGAACCCGCCCCACGCTACAATGGTTCAACAACCGCAGATTCAACCGCAACCACAATCGCGAGTTCCTCCGCCCCAGCCGGTACCTGTTCAACCAACGCCACCACCACCACAACCCCAGCCCACTCCACAGCCGCAACCCACCCCACAACCTGTGCAATCTCAACCGCCGGAGCAGCCCCCGGTTCACCGGTCGGTCATCATCGAAAACTACGCCCTCGGAAACGAGAGCCTCACCGAGTGCAACCTGAACAACTCCGCGTACGTTATATCGTCTTCGCTGAACTACGTCTACGATGATGCCAACCTGACCGGGTACACGCTGGAAGAGCCGCAACCGGAAGAAAAAGTTGACACCGGCCCGACCGGAATCCGGCTGCCGGACAATTTCGTACGGGAGGCTCGTTCCAATCACGAACGGTGGGACGTTCCACTGTGCCTGGAGGAACCGTACGAAGCCAATCGGAAGTGTTGCTATCCGAAAGGTTTCGTTTATCCGGATCTGCACACCGGCAAGCCGACGATGGAGTTTTCGCTGGAGGAAATCCGTGCCCGGAAGTGGTACCGACGGAAAGAAGAACTAGAGGAACAGAAGAGACTGAAACAGCAACAGCTGGAAGCGGAGAAACAGCGCCAAGAGCGCCAACGGCAGCTGCAGCTGCAAtatcagcaacaacaacaacagcagcagcagcagcaacattaTGGTCATGTTCAGCAGCATGCGGTGGCAGCCCAAAAAAGTTATCCACAATCTAATCAG TATCAACCAATCACCTTCCAGCAAGCAGTTCAACAACAGCAAGCATTACATCAATACCAACCTCCTGTTCGCCAAACTACGGCCGTTACTGCTCCGGCCCAGCCTGTTTCAACCATCCAGCATGCGAGCCACTATTATCAGCCACAACAACAGCATCATCTTCATCCTGCCAATCCTGCTGCTCCAGCTCAACCCGTACAGCATTCACCACAACAAGCCCCCGCACAAAACAGCTATCCTCCTTATCGACATCCCTATCCTTCACAACCACCACATCAACAAAGTCAATACCAACCTCCGGCTCCAACTCCGGTTATTCATCACGCTGGCCAGCATCAACCTCCAGCGACGAGTCAACCAGTTGCCACTTACCAGCCACAATCACCTTATCAGACCAATCACTATGGAAGCTACAATCAGCCAAACTATCAATCTCACAGTCAACCGGTCCACCAGGCTGCTGCTTCTCCACATCATTACGCACAACAACCAACACCACAagctcatcatcatcagcatcaccaGCACCCCCAGCAATTCCATCACCAGCAACAACAAGTGCATCCTCCGGTTCAACAACAGCCGCCAGCCGCTGCTTTTCAACCTCCCGCCCAGACCCGGCCTCCAGCTCCTGTCCAGTATCAAAAACCTACGCCGCAACCGACTCCACCACCTCCAAGACCCACTACACCACATCTGCAACCCCCGGTCAAACCGGTTCCACCGGTACAACCCCTCCAGCGACCACCACCTCCCCAGAAGCTATTACCGCCGAAACAACCCCCACTACGGCCGCCTGCGCCACCCGCCGCAGTTAAACCATCCCCGGTCAATGTCCGAAACAACCAGTTCAACGATTGCGACGACATTGAAGAGCAAATCGAGGCCTCTACGATTCGCTTTTCGACATCGGCCGAGAATGGCACCTGCAAAAGCAAAACCATCACCATCAAGTTCAAAAAGGAGAAATCATCCGCACCCAGTCCGGTTAACGTTCCTCCTGGTGGCCCCAGCCACCCCCAGCCCAAACCGATGGCCACCAGTTCTGCGAATCATCTTGACGCCAACCATCACAAACCCAAGAATGTGCCTTCCGTTGGAATCTCTGGCAGCAATTCGAACTCCATGGCGCAACCGTCGCGGAAGAATGCTGCCCCCGGCGCAACACCACCGGAACCATCCAAATCCAACAACGTCAAGAAAAGTAAACCATCGTCGAGCAAGGCCAAATCGTCGTCCAAATACGAGCCCAATGCAACGGTTGTTCCGGCGGCGAATCGCGTCAACGACGCCAATCTATTGCTTTCGCTGGCTGCCGGAGAAAATGACGATTCATCCCAGTCTTACGGAGGATCCTGGCCGGAGGTGGTCAGGCAGAAGAAGAAGGACAAGAGCAAATCCAAAGTTGTCCGTCGCTAcattgacgacgatgacgacgaagaaGATGTATACGAGCGCGAAGAAGGCGAGTACCTGGGTGATTCGGAAGAGGACGACTTCGAGGACGAAGAGGAGGACGAGGAAGATTCGGACGAGAACGATTCCTCCTACCAATCGAACTCGGAGTTCAACACCTCGTTCAGCAATATTTCCTTCGCTGGGGACAACAGCAACGGAGCGTTTAATTTCGGCGGAAGTTCCTGTTCGACTCCCATGCGGAAAATCTCCGGTGGTGGGGCTTCGAAAACGTCCACCCCTATTGGATCGTTCCGCTATCTGAAGAAGCACGAATCGAATCTCTCGCTGTTGGGTCAGAACGAGGAAGACTCGATGAACTCGACCGTCGTGGAAAATAGCTACTTCCAGACGGAACAGGACGAGGAGGCCAAGCGCCGCCGGAAGGAGAAAGCCCTGGGCATCATCGATACCCATCTGGCGAAACCATTCCTGGATCCGTTCAGCAGCGAACTGTGCAAGGCGTTCCTTACGAAAATCGATTTCCCTACGAGGGAAAACGAAGATAATTATAAAGTTGTAAATAATAATCTTCCCAAGTTGGTCAAATCGCAGACGGCCGCACTCGGCGGAATTGTGTACAGTATTGAGAAGGAGGTTGGCCGGGGTTCGTACGGGTCGGTGTTCCGGGCGGTCAACACCCAGTCCGGCGCGGTGGTGGCCATCAAGTACCAGAAGCCGGCCAACTCGTGGGAATTGTACATTTGTACGGAGGTTAGGAAACGGATAAAAAATCCAGATATC CTACCGGGATTCATGGATATCTGCTCGGCTGTGATTGCACCGAATGCTAGCGTTCTGGTGTCGGAATTCTCGCAGTATGGTTCTCTGCTAGATATTAATAATACGATACGTACGGCTACCACCAAG GTAATGCATGAGTCTTTGGTTATGCACTTCAGCAGCCAAATCCTGTCAATTGTGGATTATTTGCATAAATGCAATATCGTACACGCCGACATTAAGCCAGATAATTTCCTGCTGATGCAAAt ACCAACGGTGGAATCTGACATACCCACGCTCCGGCTGATAGATTTTGGTTGTGCCATCGatatgaatttcttcgaaaagaagcgtcaattcaaaaag GTTATTCAAACCGATGGATTCACGTGCATCGAAATGCAGGAGGGCCGACCGTGGTCATTCCAGACGGATCTGTTCTGTGTGGCGGGAACGATCCACGTGATGCTATTCGGCGAGTACATGCAGTTGACCAAGAAGTACTCCGACTGGGACATCAAACAGAAACTGCCAAG ATATCTCAAGAAGCACGTCTGGACTGAAGTATTCCAAAAGTTACTGAACATCAAGGACATCGACCACATGCCAAAGCTGGGCACCCTGAAGGAACTGATAGACGCCGAAGCGTTCAACATGGAATCCGAGCTGGTGAAGCACATACGAACGCTGTCCAATTTGCTGAAAAGGCGCTAG